The Gymnogyps californianus isolate 813 chromosome 5, ASM1813914v2, whole genome shotgun sequence genome contains a region encoding:
- the LOC127017341 gene encoding tumor necrosis factor receptor superfamily member 16-like, producing the protein MGAGWVAGLLLVTLLIMPGSEAENCGQGEYLHEGRCCLSCPAGTYVAEHCSAPHLRGRCVPCTEGEGYTAHENGLEECLSCRQCKDDQITLRPCTLTHDTECQCKQGYFCPAEGCEICQRCSTMCPEGKEIVQNCNATMDLGCGLPDQGSTALVWIIVIILVVVVGLLLFFVIRKLKSDKAASTDKDAEKGLESEGSTESLILPEVETPANNTANPEGENSGESPEGQAQTNVNLEVKNTSPEKNSVALSERGTILRGGWRRHMERCWRRIAESSLPAKTGQNLACHQNAPSNVRSGRMPANRMVQEPKCRIIVKDLSQKELRDSFWAFINEVPPKKWKQLMRTHLQENDIVKIIYDFPNDIEEQSYQMLLTWKNTLGEKQSIIKLLDELRYLDTKAYDNVLNTLKSNNIISKLEATD; encoded by the exons ATGGGAGCCGGATGGGTagcggggctgctgctg GTTACACTGCTGATAATGCCTGGATCCGAAGCAGAGAACTGCGGGCAGGGAGAGTACTTACATGAAGGTCGCTGCTGCCTATCTTGTCCAGCAG GTACTTATGTTGCTGAGCACTGCAGTGCTCCGCATTTGAGAGGAAGATGTGTCCCTTGCACTGAAGGAGAGGGTTATACGGCCCATGAGAACGGCTTGGAAGAATGCTTGTCGTGTAGACAGTGCAAAGATG atcagATAACTTTGAGACCCTGTACTCTGACACATGATACTGAATGCCAATGCAAACAAGGGTATTTCTGCCCTGCCGAGGGCTGTGAAATATGTCAGAGATGCAGTACAAT GTGTCcggaagggaaagaaattgtGCAGAATTGCAATGCTACTATGGACCTAGGATGTGGCTTACCCGATCAAG gaaGCACAGCTCTTGTTTGGATAATTGTGATTattttggttgttgttgttggcttGTTGCTGTTCTTTGTAATTAGAAAGCTGAAGAGTGATAAAG CTGCCTCAACTGATAAAGATGCAGAGAAAGGTCTG GAGTCTGAGGGCAGTACTGAAAGCCTCATTTTACCAGAAGTGGAGACACCTGCAAATAACACAGCCAACCCAGAGGGTGAGAACTCCGGTGAGAGCCCAGAGGGCCAAGCGCAAACCAACGTTAACTTGGAAGTAAAAAACACATCACCAGAGAAAAACAGTGTTGCGCTTTCTGAGCGGGGCACCATCCTACGCGGGGGCTGGAGGCGCCACATGGAAAGGTGCTGGAGGAGGATTGCTGAGTCTTCACTACCAGCAAAAACCGGGCAGAATCTTGCTTGTCATCAGAATGCCCCGTCTAATGTACGGAGTGGTAGGATGCCAGCAAATCGTATG GTACAAGAACCAAAGTGTCGAATAATTGTTAAAGATCTCTCTCAAAAAG aactgaGAGATAGCTTTTGGGCCTTTATAAATGAAGTACCACCGAAAAAATGGAAGCAGCTTATGAGAACTCATCTGCAGGAAAATGAcattgttaaaattatttatgactTTCCTAATGATATAGAAGAGCAATCTTATCAGATGCTTCTCACCTGGAAAAACACCCTGGGGGAGAAACAATCTATTATTAAGTTACTGGATGAGTTAAGGTATCTAGATACTAAGGCTTATGATAATGTAttgaacactttaaaaagtaataacatTATAAGTAAATTAGAAGCTACAGACTAA